The Faecalibacterium sp. I3-3-89 sequence GCGGGCAACGGCGGCATGGGCGCAGCTGCCTACGCAGCCGCCAACGGTCTGAACTTCCGCGTCATCGAGCAGAACGGCAATGTGCAGGATACCCGCCACTGGGTCGGCGCGGTGGACGGCTTCGGCGCACAGGCACAGGGCATCAAGATGGACCGCGCAAAGCTCCTGAGCGAGGTGTCCCGCTACGCTTCCGGCAAGTGCGACCAGCGCGTCGTCAAGACCTGGATCAACGAGTCCGGCGAGATGATCGAGTTCATCCGCTCCATCATGGAGGACAAGTACGGCGTCAAGATGATCTACACCTACGGCGATGAGGCAAGATGGCCCGCCGAGAACGCCGAGCACAACACCGACTATATGTACCCGGAGATCGAGTACACCTACGACCGCAGCTCCGGCGCAGCCCGCAACGAGCTGCTGCTGGACTACATCCGCGAGCTGGGCTATGATGTGGACTTCAAGACTTCTCTGGCAAAGCTGGAGAAGGACGAGACCGGCCGCATCACCGGCGTCATCGCCCAGAGCACCGAGGACGACCACTTCATCCGCTACAACGCCAACAAGGGCGTCCTGCTGGCCTGCGGCGGCTTCCCCGGCAACCCCTACATGATGGAGCAGCTGGACCCGCTGGGCACCTCCGTCACCACCGCCTGCTCCTACTCTCCGGCCGATAAGGGCTACGGCATCCGTGCTGCGGTCTGGGCCGGCGCAAACTTCGACAAGGAAGCAGCTCCCATGCTGTTCGACCGCGGCATCGTGGCTCCCGGCGTGGACGGCGGCTATGTGGCAAGCGATTCTGCCTTCGGCGGCAAGGCCTTCCCCGGCCCCATCCGCCAGTACAACCCCGGCACCCAGCCCTTCCTGAAGGTCAACCGCAACGGTGAGCGCTTCGCCAACGAGAGCAGCCCCTACAACGACATCGTCTATGCTGCTGCCCACCAGCCGGGCCGCGTCTACGCACAGATCTGCGACGCCAATATTCTGGAGGACGCAAAGCGCTTCCACACCATCGGCTGCTCTGCCCAGACCCGTGCCGGCGGCGAGAAGTATTTCCAGGGCAAGGTCGATGAGGCGGTCGCAGCCGGCACTCTGTTCGTCTGCGACACCATCGAGGAGCTGGCCGACAAGCTGGGCTTCACCGGTGAGGCAAAAGACACCTTCCTCGCTACCGTTGACCGCTACAATGAGCTGTACGACAAGCAGGAGGATGAGGACTTCGGCAAGCCCGCTTACCGCCTGAGCGCCATCCGCACCGCCCCCTACTACGGCTGCTGGCTGGGTGCCTCCCTGCTGTGCACCGAGCAGGGCATCGCCATCAACGATAAGGGTCAGGCTCTCGACAACGACAACAAGCCCATGCCCGGCCTGTACGTCACCGGCGATATGTCCGGTTCCTTCTTCGCCAACAACTACCCCTGCCTGATGGCAGGCGTGGCAATGGGCCGCACCCTGACCTTTGCCATCAAGGCCATCAAACAGATGGGCGGTCTGGAATAAGTCGTCCCTCCGTGCTGCCTGAGCACAGGATAAAATGAAAAGACACCGCAGAAGCGCAAACTTCTGCGGTGTCTTTCGTTATTCGAAACCCTCTATACACAAAAAAACACCAGATGGGTCGATGTCTCAAAAAACAGCCTCAGCACACGGCCCGGTGGACGGGCAGAGGCTCCGTGATGTCGGGGTGGATGCCCTCACGATAATCGAGGTCGCCCTGATCGAGGCCGCGCAGCAGAACCTCGGCCGTGGCGATGTTGGTGGAGATGGGCACGCTGTGCATATCGCACAGCCGCAGCAGATTCTGCTCGTTGCTGCTGCCGGTCTCCTGCTTGAGGGGGTCGCGGAAGAAGAGCACAAGGTCTACTTCGTCACAGGCCACCCGGGCCGCGATCTGCTGGATGCCGCCCAGCTTCCCGGAGAGGTAGCAGTGCACGGGCAGACCGGTGGCCTGCGCCAGCATCCGACCGGTGGTACCGGTGGCAATGACCGTGTTGCGGGATAAGATTCCACTGTAGGCGGTACAGAACTGAAGTGCAAGTTCTTTGCGGGAGTCATGTGCGAGTATAGCAATCGTCATAACGCTCTCTCCTTCATTCCAAGTATAGTGTTGTGGGTGGGCGGATATGCTCGGAAAAGTGTCCCCGGATAGAAAACGACTTAAAAAACTGAAGCCTCGTGGAGAACAACTCTCAACAAACAGACCAAACAAGTAAGATGGTGTTGAATTATACCTTCATCTTAAATTTAACCCGCTCAAAGCTCGGATGTCAAGAGGTTTGTTGTGATTTTTGCGAGACAAAATGGGGAAAGTATGACTATAGCTTTGTGGAGAATGGCGAAAATTTGGATACAAGAATTTATTTTCCGATGAATTTGTAAAAATTTTTTCAGCCGAAAGTGTATCCTGCAGAAAAACAGTCCATTCGAATGAAACAAAAGTACAGGCCGAGGCGTCTGGCCCCGGCCTGTCGTGAAAAATGAAGAAAATTTTTATCGCAGCGGCGGTCTTGTCAAAAGATCACCGGACCTGACCGTCGCCGCGGATGATGTACTTGTAGCTGCACAGCTCGCCGAGGCCCATGGGGCCGCGGGCGTGGAGCTTCTGGGTGGAGATGCCCATCTCGCAGCCGAGGCCGAACTCGCCGCCGTCGGTGAAGCGGGTGGAGCAGTTGACGTAGACGGCAGCGCTGTCCACGGCAGCCGTAAAGAGGGCCGCGTGGGCGTCGGTCCGGGTCAGGATGGCTTCGCTGTGGCCGGTGGAGTGGGCCGCGATGTGGGCGACGGCCTCCTCCACGCTGTCCACGACCTTCACCGCGAGGATGTAGTCGAGGAACTCGGTGTCGAAGTCCTTCGGCCCGGCGGGTGTGCCCGGGATGAGGGCGGCGGCGCGCGGGTCCAGTCGCAGCTCCACCGGGTGCAGGCCCTTGGCGGTGCGGTCCGGGCCGAGGCGCTGGGCCAGCTTCGGCAGGAACCCGGCCGCGATGGCGCTGTGGACGAGGCAGACCTCCTCGGCATTGCAGACGCTGGGGCGGCTGGCCTTTGCGTTCTCGATGATGTCCAGCGCCTTGTTCTGGTCGGCGGTGTCGTCCACGAAGATGTGGCAGATGCCGGTGCCGGTCTGGATGCAGGGGACCTTTGCGTTCTCGACGCAGGCCCGGATGAGTCCGGCCCCGCCCCGGGGGATGAGCAGGTCCACATACCCCACAGCGGTCATGAGGGTGTTGGCCGAGGCGTGGGTGGTGTCCTCGATGAGGCAGACCGCCGTTTCGGGCAGGCCGTTGGCCCGCAGGCCCTGCCGCAGGGCGGCCACGATGGCGTTGGCCGAGCGCCACGCCTCCTTGCCGCAGCGGAGGATGCAGGCGTTGCCGCTCTTGATGGCGAGTGCGGCGGCGTCGCTGGTGACGTTGGGACGGCTCTCGTAGATGATGGCGATGACGCCCATCGGCACGGCGGTCTTTTCGATGAGGAGGCCGTTGGGCCGCTGGATGCGGCTCAGCACCCGGCCCACCGGGTCGGGCAGGGCGGCGACGTCCCGGATACCCTTGGCCATCGCCGCGACGCGCTGGGGCGTCAGAGCGAGGCGATCCAGCATGACGTCGCTGATCTTCCCCTTGGCAGCAGCCATATCCTCAGCGTTGGCGGCGAGGATGGCGTCCAGATGCTCCGGTGTGCCGAGGGCGTCGGCCATCCCGCAGAGGGCGGCGTTCCGGGTGGTGCCGTCCGAGAGGGCGACGGCGGTCTTGGCCGCGCGGGCGGCCTCAAGGATCTCCTGTGTGGTCATGGTCATGCCTCCTGTCTGTGGGCCGCAAAGCGGGTGCCGACGGCACGGCCCTCGGCGATGTCATAGAGCAGCTCGGGATGGGCGCCGTTGGCGATGACCATGTCGGCCCCGCTGGACGTCACCATCCGGGCGGCGCGGAGCTTGGTGGACATACCGCCGGTGCCCAGCGCCGACCCGGCCCCATCGGCCAGAGCCATCACCTCAGGGGTGATCTCTTTTACCAGCGGGATGAGCCTTGCATCCGGGTGGGTGTGGGGGTTGGCGGTGTAGAGGCCGTCGATGTCGCTCAGCAGCACCAGAAGGTCGGCTTTGATGCAGCAGGTGACGATGGCGGCGAGGGTGTCGTTGTCGCCGATGGAGGTGATCTCATCGGTGGCCACGGTGTCGTTCTCATTGATGATGGGCAGTGCGCCCAGCTCCAGCAGCCGGGTGAGGGTGTTCTGGATGTTCTCCCGGCGGCTGGCGTGCTCGACGTCCACGCCGGTGAGCAGGATCTGGGCCACCGTATGGTCATAGGCGCTGAAGAGCCGGTCGTAAACATACATCAGCTCGCACTGGCCCACGGCGGCGCAGGCCTGCTTGGAGGACATATCGGTGGGGCGGGCGGGCAGCGACAGCTTGCCCACGCCCATGCCGATGGCACCCGACGACACGAGGATGACCTCATGCCCGGCGTTCTTCAGGTCGCTGAGGACCTTTACCAGTTCCTCGGTGTGGCGGATGTTCAGCCGCCCGGTGGCGTGGGCCAGCGTAGAGGTGCCCACTTTGACGACGATGCGCATAGATTCAGCCCTTTCCCATCTCTTTTGTCTTATTGTAGGCGGCGAGGACGGCGTCCATCACAGCGCCCCGCATCCCCTTTTCTTCCAGCACCCGGACGCCTTGGATGGTGCTGCCGCCGGGGCTGCACACGGCGTCCTTGAGTGCGCCGGGGTGCTGGCCGCTCTCGAGCACCAGCTTTGCGCTGCCCAGCACCATCTGGGCGGCATACTCCTGCGCTTTGGCCCGGGGCAGGCCGCAGGCCACGCCGCCGTCGGCCAGCGCCTCGATGAACTGGTACACCCAAGCCGGGCCGCAGCCGGACACGCAGCTGGCCGCGTCGATGAGGGCCTCCGGCACGGCGTCCAGCCGCCCGGCGGGGGCCATCAGGCGGAGGAAGTCGGCCTCCTCCTCGGCGGTGACGCCGGAGGTGCAGTACTGGATCATGCCTGCCCCCACAGAGGCCGGGGTGTTGGGCATGATGCGGATGACCGGGTAGTCCCCGCCGGCCATCTCCTGAATGCGGCCAATGGACAGGCCTGCCGCCATGCTGTACAGCACGAAGCGGCCCGGCCGCTCGGCCAGCGTGAAGCGGAGAGGGGCAAGAAGCTCCTCCATCATCTGAGGCTTGACGGCCAAGAAGATAAGATCGCAGCGGCCTGCGACTTCGTCGTTGCTGGTGGTATTGCAGCCCAGCTCTGCGGCCAGCGCCTCCGCCTTGGCGGGGGTGCGGTTGGCCAGCCAGACGCTCTGGGGGTCGGTTGCCTTGCAGACGGCCCGGGCGATGGCCCCGCCCATGTTGCCGCAGCCTAAAAATCCGATGGTCTTTCTCATACTTACCCTTCCTTTCTGCTTTCCATTTAAGCACAGCCGGGCAGAAAATCAAGTATTTTGTCTCTGCTGCGGGGGAAAAGAGGCAGCCTTTGCCGGAAATAAAGAGGAAACACCCGGCGGTGGGACACAAAAAGTTCATGAAAATGTTGGAAAAGATGCTTGCACTGTCCCGACGGTCTGCGGTATCATAAAGATATGACCGATGAAAGTTGGAAAACTCTGCGCGCGGCAGAGGGACAGGCAGAGAGCCTTGGGGCAAGAGGCTCTGGCCGGAAAGGATGGGCATTCTTGTGGCACAGACGACAAAACGGGCACTGGAAGCATCGCTGAAAAAGCTGCTCCTCCGCAAGCCCCTGAATAAGATCACGATCAGCGACATCACCGAGGACTGCGGCGTCAACCGCATGACATTTTATTATCATTTCAAGGACATCTATGACCTTGTGGACTGGATCCTGATGGAGGATGCCGCCGAGGCGCTGGAGGGACTTCAGGATTTCGAGACGTGGAGCGGGGCGCTCCGGGAGATGCTGGAAAAGGTGCAGGCTAATCGGGTGCTGGTGCTGAACGTCTACCGCTCGGTCAGCCGCGAACAAGTGGAGCAGTACCTTTGTAAGATGCTGGACCCGCTGCTGCGGATATTCGTGGAGCGGCTGAACATCCCGGTAAAAGAGGAAGACAAGCAGTTCATCATCGACTTTTACAAGTACGGCTTCGTGGGGCTGGCGCTGGAATGGATCCGCCGCGACATGAAGGCCGACCCGGCCATCATGGCCGAGCGCCTGAACACCATCATGCAGGGCGACCTGAAGCGGGCCTTGCAGCGCTTCCGCACGGATGGAAAAGCATCAATCGAGACAGACTGATAAAAAATTGAGCAACAAAAGCAGGGTGATGGAAAAACTATCACCCTGCTTTTGTTGTTTATAGAACCTTTGCGGAGAAAATGTTAAAGTATTGTCAAAGAAAACCGGCAAAGAACCGGCTAAGGAGGCTGACATTATGAGTACCGCATTGGATTCTCTGAGCCACAAGGTGCAGCGTGCTGCTGTCGGGACGATGGTGGATGTCGCACTGGCCCATGTCAACAAGGACCGTCAGAAGGCGATCGCCGAGATGGTGGACGTGGCAAAGCAGTTTTACGGCGATTCGTTCAGCGAGGAGACCTACGAGCACGCCCGCGCCGTGCTGGCTGACCCGGACAGCAAGTGGTCGAAGCTCATCAACTGTGTGCTCAGCCAGACAGACCCCAATGTGGCCCGCACCACGGCCCTCAACCTCGGCTATGAGGCATTCTTCCGGGGCACCAAGACCATCCGGGAGAACCGGGTCAAGTACCGCTGCAACATCCCGTGGCTCATCCTCTTCGACCCCACTTCGGCCTGCAATATGCACTGTGTGGGCTGCTGGGCGGGCGAGTACGGCCACAAGAACAACCTCAGCTTTGAGGATATGGACAAGATCGTCACCGAAGGCAAGGCGCTGGGCGTCTACCTCTATATGCTCACCGGCGGCGAGCCGCTGGTGCGGAAGGCGGACATCCTTCGTCTGGCGGAGAAGCACAACGATGTGCAGTTCGCCATCTACACCAACTCCACCCTCATCGACGAGCCGTTCTGTGAGCAGGTGGTAAAGCTGGGCAACATCGCCTTCATGCTCTCCATCGAGGGCACGCCTTCCACCAACGATGCCCGGCGGGGCGAGGGGCACTATGCCGCTGTCATGCACGCGATGGACCTGCTGAAGGCCCACGGCATCCTCTTCGGGACGTCCATCTGCTATACGAGGGACAACCTTGAGGCCGTCACCAGCGACCACTTCATGCGGATGCTCTGCGATAAGGGCGCGCATTTCGGCTTCTACTTCCATTACATGCCGGTAGGCAACGAGGCTGCGCCCGAACTGATGCCCACCCCGGCCCAGCGCAAGTATATGCTGGAGCGCATCCGGTATCTCCGCTCGGAGAAGAGCGACATCCCGTTCTACCCGATGGACTTCCAGAACGACGGCGAGTTCGTGGGCGGCTGCATCGCAGGTGGACGCAACTACTTCCACATCAACTCGGCGGGCGACGCCGAACCCTGCGTCTTTATCCACTACTCGAACGCCAACATCCACGACAGCAGCATCCTCGACATCCTCCGCAGCCCCCTCTTCATGTCCTATCACAATGGGCAGCCTTTCAATAAAAACCACCTGCGGCCCTGTCCGATGCTGGAAAATCCCGAGCTGCTGCGGAAGATGGTCCACGACACCGGTGCCCACAGCACGGATCTGCAGTCCCCCGAGACCGTAGACCACCTCTGCGACAAGTGTGCGGCCTATGCGGCAGACTGGCAGCCTGTGGCCGACGAGATCTGGTCTCACGTCACGCTCCGGGAGAGCCGGTACGAGAACTACAAGGACTGGAGACCCACCACCGCGAAATGACTTTATCGGTCTTTCCACTGGAATAAAAATGCGCAGAAAAGCCCCCATCTTCACCGGCTGAGGCAGCCGGGAGGATGGGGGCTTGTTCTTGTTATTCTTCGCCGGAGTCGATGACGATCTCGGTCCCGCTCTCTGCTTCGGCAGGGGCGGGAGCCGGGTCATCCGGGTCGCCGAACTCTTCATGGTAGGTTTCTACCTGCCCGAGCTGGCCGTTGCGGCGGAGGCCATGGAACACCAGCTTCTTGATGATGTCGTAGATGACGGCAAACAGCGGCACACCTACGATCATGCCCACGAAGCCCCACAGCCCGCCAAACAGCAGGATGGAGAAGAGCACCCAGAAGCTGGAAAGTCCGGTGGTGTTGCCCAAGATCTTCGGGCCGATGACGTTGCCGTCCAGCTGCTGGAGCACCAGAACGAAGAGCACGAACCAGAGGGCCTTGATGGGACTCTGGATGAGGATGAGCAGGGTGGCGGGGACCGCACCGATGAAGGGGCCGAAGAAGGGGATGACGTTGGTGACGCCGATGATGACGGATACCAGCAGAGCGCTGGGGAACTTGAAGACGATGCAGGCAAAGTAGCAGAGCACGCCAATGATGGCAGAGTCCAGAATCTTGCCGTTGATGAAGCCGCCGAACATCCGGTCTGCGTAAAGGACTTCTTCCTGAATGAGCTGCGCCCAGCGGGGCTTGAAGATGCTGTAAAGGATCATCTTGGCCTGCTTGACAAGTTTTTTGCGGCTGGCCAGCAGGTAGACCGCGACGATAAGGCCGATGAGCAGGTTCTTGAACCACATCACCACGTTTATGACGCCCACGCCCACGCTGCTCAGGATGCCCTGCAGGTTTTGGAGGGAGGGCAGCAGGGTGGTGCGCAGAGAGGCCAGATTGCTCGTGATGGCATCGTAAGCGTCGTTAAAGTAGCCCATCAGGGTCGCATTGTCCAGAAAGACGTCCTGCGTGTTGACCCACCGCATGAAGCGGGCGATGCTGGTCTGGGCCGTGTAGTAGAGGGAGGTGACGCTGGAGATGACCTGCGGCACCACCATCATCACCAGCGCGTAGACCACCAGAATGCCGAAGAGCAGGGTGGCAGCGATGGCCAGCATATTGGCCAGACCGTGCATCTTCTGGGGGAAGATGCGGTGCAGAAAGTTCTCGATGGTGTTGCACACCGGCTTGAGCAGGTAGGCGATGACCGCACCATAGATGAAGGGCATCAGGATGCCGGTCATGGTGGAGACGGCGTCGCCGAAGCCGTCGAAGCGGTAGATGAAGAAGAAAAAGAGGATGCTCAGGCTTATCGCACCAAAGCCCGCCAACATTCCGTAGATGTAGGGCTTGATGTGCGGTTTTTTGTCCATCATGTGAGACTCCATTCCTGCCGCAGACGGCAGGAGCCGATACGGCGATGTTTAGATTTTGTTGCTGCGGCGCCAGATGTGCATCTTCTCGGCCTCTTTGATGAGCTGCTCACGGAAGTCGGGGTGTGCCACGTTGATGAGGGCCTCAGCCTTCTCCCAAGTGGTCAGGCCCTTGAGGTTGACGCAGCCGTACTCGGTGCAGAGATAATGCAGGTTGGCGCGGGTGTCGGTGATGATGCTGCCATTTTCCAGCGTGGGACGGATGCGGCTCTCCAGCTGGCCGGTCTTTTTATTAAAGAAGGTGGAGGACAGGCAGATGAAGCTCTTGCCGCCCTTGGAGAGGTAGGCACCCAGCACGAAGTCCAGCTGGCCGCCTGCACCGGAGATGTGCTTGATACCGGCGCTCTCCGCGTTCACCTGACCAAACAGGTCGATGTCCACCGCATTGTTGATGGAGATGAAGTTGTCCAGTGCGGAGATGCTGCGGATGTCGTTGGTGTAATCGACGGGGGCGGACATACACTCGGGATTGTTGTTGAGGTAGTCGTACATCTTCTGGGTGCCGGCACCGAAGGCGTAGACCTGACGGCCCTTGTCCAGCTGCTTGTGTGCGCCGGTGATCTTGCCGGCCTTAGCGATGTCCACAAAGGCATCGACGTACATCTCCGTGTGGACGCCGAGGTCCTTCAGGTCGCTCTGGGCGATGAGGCTGCCGATGGCGTTGGGCATACCGCCGATGCCCAGCTGCAGGCAGGCACCATTGGGGATCTGGGGCACGACGAGATTTGCGACCTTCAGATCGACCTCAGAAGCGGGGCCGGCAGCGGCCATCTGGCCAATGGGCGGGTTGCTGCCCTCCACGATGCCGGTGACCCGGGAGACGTGGACGCAGTTCTCCATGCCGCCGAGGCAGCGGGGCATATTGGTGTTGACTTCGACGACGATCTTCTTGGCCTTCTCGCAGACAGCGCCCAGATGAGAAGCGCTGGGGCCGAAGTTGAAGTAGCCGTGCTCGTCCATCGGCGTCACCTGAAAGACGGCGACATCCAGCGGGTCGGGGCTTTCGCGGTAATAGCGGGGAAGCTCAGAATACCGGATGGGGGAGTAGAACGAAAAGCCCTGTGCGATGGCCTTGCGCTCGATGCCGCCCATATGCCAGCTGTTCCAGGTCATGTGGGCAGCAGGATCGTCGATCTGGAAGATCTCGGGCACCCACATCAGGATGCCGCCGCGGAAGTTGACATTCTCCAGCTCCGGCAGGCGCTTTGCAAGGGCGGCGTCCACGGCCACAGGGGTGTTGACACACCAGCCGTAGTCCACCCAGTCGCCGCTCTTGACCAGCGCGGCAGCCTGCTCGGCGGTCATCTTTTTCTGCGCGTACATTTCCTTAAAATCCATTATAAACCATCCTCTCCTATAATAACATAAAAGAATTGTAAATTTACCATTTACATTCCTGCGGAACAAAGATCTTTGCCGGAAATTTACCGTTCGTTTCCAGTTTTGACACCGGCTTATCACATCCCGGCGGTATCCTTGGAAACAGCAGGACGGATGCCTCCGGCAGAGGCAGACTTGCTCAACTTAGTTATAACATTAACAAAGAGCAGAATCAAGCCCCCTTTCGCAAAAAATAGCCCTACGGACAAGGTGACTAAAAATCTTAGCAATTTGTGGGGATAATTTGGTACGACAAAAACAAATTTTTTTGAAAAAAGACTTGATAAAATTTTGACAATATGGTTTACTTAATGTGTACCAAGACAAAGCGCCCCAGTGTGACGTTAATTGACTAAAAATTAACGATGTTGCGAGGGGCGTATGCCTCGATACTTGAAGCGGGAACTGAAAAGTGCTATCATGGCAACACCAAATTGCGCTTTTCCAAAGCGCGGCGATAAAGGAGACCATACCGATGGCAACAGCAGTTTACCCCGGGTCCTTCGACCCGGTCACGAGAGGACATCTCGACATCATCAAGCGGGCAGCAAAGATCAACGACCACCTCATTGTGGCAGTGCTCATCAACAGCGCGAAGAACCCTCTGTTCACCGTAGAGGAGCGGGTGGCGCTGCTGCAGGAGTGCTGCAAGGACATCCCGAATGTGACGGTGGAGAGCTTTGACGGCCTGACCGTGGAGTTCGCCAAGAAGCGCCACGCCTCGGTGATGGTGCGGGGCCTGCGGGCCGTGACGGATTTCGAAAACGAGATCCAGCTGGCGCAGACCAACCACGCACTGATGCCCGGCATCGAGACCATGTTCCTCGCCACCAGCATCAAGTGGAGCTACCTTTCCTCCACCATCGTCAAGGAGGCTGCCCGCTACGGCAGCAACATCTCCAAGTTCGTGACGCCCAACGTAGAAGCGGCCATCCACGCGAAAGTGGAGCAACTTCAGGCAGAAGGAAAGACCATCTGATCCCTTTTATCATGCAGAAAGGCTCTCGGGCCTTTTGATAGATCGTTTTACGAAAACCCCGTAAATATACACATTTCAGGAGGCTATTAACATGAAAAAAATTGTTATCGCATCTGCCTGCCGTACCGCTATTGGTAAGTTTGGCGGCACTCTGGCAAACGTCCCTGCTGCTGAGCTTGGCTCCATCGTCATCAAGGAAGCTCTGAACCGTGCAAACGTGAAGCCTGAGCAGGTCGATCATGTTTACATGGGCTGCGTCATTCAGGCTGGTCTGGGCCAGAACGTCGCCCGTCAGGCTTCCCTGAAGGCTGGCCTGCCCATCGAGACCCCCGCCGTCACCGTCAACGTGGTCTGCGGCTCTGGTCTGAACTGCGTCAACATGGCTGCTCAGATGATCGAGGCTGGCGATGCTGACATCGTGGTCGCAGGCGGCATGGAGAACATGGATATGGCTCCCTTCGCCCTGCAGAAGGCCCGCTACGGCTACCGCATGGGTTCTCCCATGGGCAAGAGCGAGCTGGTCGATACCATGGTCAACGATGCACTGTGGGATGCCTGCGGCTTCAACAAGCACATGGGCATGACCGCTGAGAATGTCTGCAGCAACGAGACCTATCAGAAGAAGTACGGCTACAGCCCCATCACCCGTGAGCAGCTGGATGAGTTCTCCTACAACAGCCAGATCAAGGCTGACAAGGCCATCAAGGACGGCGCATTCAAGGACGAGATCGTTCCTGTCGTCATCAAGGGCAAGAAGGGCGACACCGTGTTCGATACCGATGAAGGCCCCCGTCTGACCCCGGTCGAGAAGCTGGGCACCCTGAAGCCCGCCTTCACCAAGGACGGCATCGTGACCGCTGGCAACTCTTCTGCTATCAACGATGGCGCTGCTGCTCTGGTCGTCATGAGCGAGGAGAAGGCTAAGGAGCTGGGCATCAAGCCTCTGGCTACTTGGGTCGCAGGTGCTCTGGCAGGCGTCGAGCCTGAGGTCATGGGTCTCGGCCCCATCGCTGCCACCAAGAAGGTCATGGCAAAGACCGGCCTGACCGTTGATGATATGGATCTGATCGAGGCCAACGAGGCATTCGCAGCTCAGTCCATCGCAGTCGGCGAGGCTCTGGGCTTCGACAAGGACAAGCTGAACGTCAACGGCGGCGCCATCGCTCTGGGCCACCCGGTCGGCGCTTCCGGCGCTCGTATCCTCGTCACCCTGCTGTATGCTATGAAGCATCGTGGTGCAAAGAAGGGTCTGGCTACCCTGTGCATCGGCGGCGGCATGGGCTGCGCAACCATCGTCGAGATGGACTAAGTTCCCTTTGAAGGGTCACTCCGGATATTGATACCGCCCGGACAAGGGGCAGGACCGGAGACCTGTCCCCCTGTCCGGGGGCTGATTTGAGTAAGATATAACCTGATTGGAGGTTTTCACAATGGCATTTGTAAAAACCGAGGTGCAGGGCGCTGTCGAGATCATCACCATCGACCGCCCGAAGGCACTGAACGCCCTGAACCCCGAGGTTCTGGCTGACCTGAAGGCTGCTTTCGAGGCAGTCGATCAGGAGACCATCCGCTGCATCGTCCTGACCGGCGAAGGCGACAAGAGCTTCGTGGCAGGCGCTGACATCGGCTCCATGAGCACCATGACCAAGGCTGAGGGCGAGGCTTTCGGCAAGCTGGGCAATGATGTGTTCCTGATGATCGAGAGCTTCCCCATCCCCGTCATCGCAGCCGTCAACGGCTTCGCACTGGGCGGCGGCAATGAGCTGGCTATGAGCTGCGACATCCGCATCTGCTCCGACAACGCTGTGTTCGGTCAGCCGGAAGTCGGTCTGGGCATCACCCCGGGCTTCGGCGGCACCCAGCGTCTGGCCCGTCTGGTGGGCATGGGCATGGCAAAGCAGCTGGTCTACTCTGCACTGAACATCAAGGCAGACGAGGCATACCGCATCGGTCTGGTCAACGCAGTGTATCCGCAGGCTGAGCTGATGGAGAATGTCCTGAAGCTGGCAGGCAAGATCGCCAAGAACGCCCCCATCGCGGTGCGCAACTGCAAGAAGGCCATCAATGACGGCATCAGCCTCCCCATCGAGAAGGCTGTCGAAGTCGAAGAG is a genomic window containing:
- a CDS encoding radical SAM protein; translated protein: MSTALDSLSHKVQRAAVGTMVDVALAHVNKDRQKAIAEMVDVAKQFYGDSFSEETYEHARAVLADPDSKWSKLINCVLSQTDPNVARTTALNLGYEAFFRGTKTIRENRVKYRCNIPWLILFDPTSACNMHCVGCWAGEYGHKNNLSFEDMDKIVTEGKALGVYLYMLTGGEPLVRKADILRLAEKHNDVQFAIYTNSTLIDEPFCEQVVKLGNIAFMLSIEGTPSTNDARRGEGHYAAVMHAMDLLKAHGILFGTSICYTRDNLEAVTSDHFMRMLCDKGAHFGFYFHYMPVGNEAAPELMPTPAQRKYMLERIRYLRSEKSDIPFYPMDFQNDGEFVGGCIAGGRNYFHINSAGDAEPCVFIHYSNANIHDSSILDILRSPLFMSYHNGQPFNKNHLRPCPMLENPELLRKMVHDTGAHSTDLQSPETVDHLCDKCAAYAADWQPVADEIWSHVTLRESRYENYKDWRPTTAK
- a CDS encoding AI-2E family transporter, which produces MMDKKPHIKPYIYGMLAGFGAISLSILFFFFIYRFDGFGDAVSTMTGILMPFIYGAVIAYLLKPVCNTIENFLHRIFPQKMHGLANMLAIAATLLFGILVVYALVMMVVPQVISSVTSLYYTAQTSIARFMRWVNTQDVFLDNATLMGYFNDAYDAITSNLASLRTTLLPSLQNLQGILSSVGVGVINVVMWFKNLLIGLIVAVYLLASRKKLVKQAKMILYSIFKPRWAQLIQEEVLYADRMFGGFINGKILDSAIIGVLCYFACIVFKFPSALLVSVIIGVTNVIPFFGPFIGAVPATLLILIQSPIKALWFVLFVLVLQQLDGNVIGPKILGNTTGLSSFWVLFSILLFGGLWGFVGMIVGVPLFAVIYDIIKKLVFHGLRRNGQLGQVETYHEEFGDPDDPAPAPAEAESGTEIVIDSGEE
- a CDS encoding butyryl-CoA:acetate CoA-transferase; this encodes MDFKEMYAQKKMTAEQAAALVKSGDWVDYGWCVNTPVAVDAALAKRLPELENVNFRGGILMWVPEIFQIDDPAAHMTWNSWHMGGIERKAIAQGFSFYSPIRYSELPRYYRESPDPLDVAVFQVTPMDEHGYFNFGPSASHLGAVCEKAKKIVVEVNTNMPRCLGGMENCVHVSRVTGIVEGSNPPIGQMAAAGPASEVDLKVANLVVPQIPNGACLQLGIGGMPNAIGSLIAQSDLKDLGVHTEMYVDAFVDIAKAGKITGAHKQLDKGRQVYAFGAGTQKMYDYLNNNPECMSAPVDYTNDIRSISALDNFISINNAVDIDLFGQVNAESAGIKHISGAGGQLDFVLGAYLSKGGKSFICLSSTFFNKKTGQLESRIRPTLENGSIITDTRANLHYLCTEYGCVNLKGLTTWEKAEALINVAHPDFREQLIKEAEKMHIWRRSNKI
- the coaD gene encoding pantetheine-phosphate adenylyltransferase; translated protein: MATAVYPGSFDPVTRGHLDIIKRAAKINDHLIVAVLINSAKNPLFTVEERVALLQECCKDIPNVTVESFDGLTVEFAKKRHASVMVRGLRAVTDFENEIQLAQTNHALMPGIETMFLATSIKWSYLSSTIVKEAARYGSNISKFVTPNVEAAIHAKVEQLQAEGKTI
- a CDS encoding acetyl-CoA C-acetyltransferase — its product is MKKIVIASACRTAIGKFGGTLANVPAAELGSIVIKEALNRANVKPEQVDHVYMGCVIQAGLGQNVARQASLKAGLPIETPAVTVNVVCGSGLNCVNMAAQMIEAGDADIVVAGGMENMDMAPFALQKARYGYRMGSPMGKSELVDTMVNDALWDACGFNKHMGMTAENVCSNETYQKKYGYSPITREQLDEFSYNSQIKADKAIKDGAFKDEIVPVVIKGKKGDTVFDTDEGPRLTPVEKLGTLKPAFTKDGIVTAGNSSAINDGAAALVVMSEEKAKELGIKPLATWVAGALAGVEPEVMGLGPIAATKKVMAKTGLTVDDMDLIEANEAFAAQSIAVGEALGFDKDKLNVNGGAIALGHPVGASGARILVTLLYAMKHRGAKKGLATLCIGGGMGCATIVEMD